The following proteins are co-located in the Echinicola sp. 20G genome:
- a CDS encoding TetR family transcriptional regulator has product MKGKISAERKKEIIEGFYYLSKENGLENTSIAKIGKHLGIPPSLVMHYFPTRDILISNLISYILDQYLKIYEPVIKELETKNHADPKTFVDSLFSREWNLLFDDGVFYSCYALIFRNEVIKKEYRKLHDRLREFLKEILDRDEALKNQDTQLLAEQIFVVVEGAYYYLSMIDNEDTYNKKVENFKEQVYDLLRKKEAQHL; this is encoded by the coding sequence ATGAAGGGCAAAATTTCAGCAGAGCGAAAAAAAGAGATCATAGAAGGCTTTTACTATTTATCCAAAGAGAACGGACTTGAGAATACATCCATTGCCAAAATAGGTAAGCATTTAGGAATCCCCCCTAGCTTGGTGATGCACTATTTCCCTACCAGGGATATCCTGATCTCCAATCTTATTTCTTACATCCTAGATCAGTATTTGAAAATATATGAGCCCGTAATCAAGGAACTGGAAACAAAAAACCATGCTGACCCAAAGACTTTTGTTGACAGCCTTTTCTCAAGAGAATGGAACCTTCTTTTCGATGACGGGGTGTTTTACAGCTGTTATGCCTTGATCTTTAGAAACGAAGTAATCAAAAAGGAATATAGAAAACTACATGACCGTCTTCGAGAATTCTTAAAAGAAATACTGGACAGGGATGAAGCCTTGAAAAACCAAGACACGCAACTTTTGGCTGAGCAGATTTTTGTAGTAGTTGAAGGTGCTTACTATTACCTCTCCATGATAGACAATGAAGACACTTACAACAAAAAAGTAGAGAACTTTAAAGAACAGGTTTATGATTTGTTACGCAAAAAAGAAGCGCAACATTTATAA
- a CDS encoding metallophosphoesterase produces the protein MKRRDFLLKTAVVTTGVGPAVALAAEESSGSVLRVAHITDVHIRPEENVPARAKTWLEIVKKHNPDFFLNGGDSIHDASYNGVSRERMLEQWKVWDEFRAGVKEYEVYSCIGNHDPWWDVPNKQDDEMYGKPYVVKRLGIPGNYYSFSKGNWCFIVLDGNHEGISLGADQMAWLKGELESLPKNTPTLIMSHFPITSITNALVGGQHSDHKELKQLFYQHKDKVKVCLSGHQHLLDRAWYNGVHYFCNGSLSGFWWGDGDEQSAGKQYYLETPPGYAILDLHEDGRVENQYFPLV, from the coding sequence ATGAAAAGAAGGGATTTCTTATTGAAAACCGCGGTAGTGACCACTGGTGTTGGTCCGGCTGTTGCATTGGCTGCAGAGGAGAGCAGTGGTTCGGTGTTACGGGTGGCTCACATTACTGATGTCCATATAAGACCAGAAGAGAATGTGCCTGCAAGGGCCAAAACTTGGTTGGAAATAGTGAAGAAGCACAATCCCGATTTCTTTCTAAATGGAGGGGACAGCATTCATGATGCCAGTTATAATGGGGTTAGCAGAGAAAGAATGTTGGAGCAGTGGAAAGTGTGGGATGAGTTTAGGGCAGGGGTAAAGGAGTATGAGGTTTATAGCTGTATTGGCAATCATGACCCTTGGTGGGATGTTCCAAATAAACAGGATGATGAAATGTATGGTAAGCCTTATGTGGTTAAGAGGCTGGGGATTCCTGGAAACTATTATAGCTTTTCAAAAGGGAATTGGTGCTTTATTGTTTTGGACGGAAATCACGAAGGGATTAGTCTTGGAGCAGACCAGATGGCATGGTTGAAAGGGGAGTTGGAAAGTCTACCTAAAAATACGCCTACTTTGATAATGTCTCATTTTCCCATTACTTCAATCACAAATGCTTTAGTGGGTGGCCAGCATAGTGATCATAAGGAGTTGAAACAACTTTTTTATCAGCATAAGGATAAGGTAAAAGTGTGCCTTAGCGGGCACCAACACCTTTTGGACAGGGCATGGTATAATGGGGTGCATTATTTTTGTAATGGATCGCTTAGTGGTTTTTGGTGGGGAGATGGAGATGAACAGTCTGCAGGGAAGCAGTATTACCTGGAAACGCCTCCGGGCTATGCCATATTGGATTTGCACGAAGATGGAAGGGTTGAAAATCAGTATTTTCCCCTAGTTTAA
- a CDS encoding OprO/OprP family phosphate-selective porin: MDYRKAFAFVVVFISFAMSASAFQDTKSDSVKNVDVQYTSKGFQFTSPDNKYRLQIGGRLQFRYAYPADQDPVSFDDFDVPKRNIFKINRARLKVGGFAHQPWLKYYFEYELGANRLLNFEVKAEKWEWLSFKFGQWKVEYTRERSISSGKQQMMERSIINRPFTLDRQQGVSMYGHFDKGGLADFNYHFSILTGNGRGARENDDEKLMYVGKVFWNFMGDGVAISGSDLAHQETPQASFALAGATNTSPYTRFSSSGGGELEGYEDGEAGQYKTDQWVFETAFQYKSFSWQSEYHRKRIIDNLTGGRDHLAGFYGQGGYVLNHEAAAEGKPLYEIAARYAYYQPELSIPKNSEEEFSLAFNCFFNGHRNKLTTDVTYFDFDRASINREASSWRFRVQYDFSF, from the coding sequence ATGGATTACAGGAAGGCTTTTGCCTTTGTGGTCGTATTCATATCGTTTGCGATGAGTGCGAGTGCTTTTCAGGATACAAAAAGTGATTCTGTCAAGAATGTCGATGTGCAATACACTTCTAAAGGATTTCAATTTACAAGTCCTGACAATAAGTATAGGCTTCAAATCGGAGGAAGACTACAGTTTAGGTATGCTTATCCGGCTGACCAGGATCCAGTTTCTTTTGATGACTTTGATGTGCCAAAAAGAAATATCTTCAAAATCAACCGTGCCAGGTTAAAGGTAGGGGGATTTGCCCATCAACCATGGTTGAAATACTATTTTGAGTATGAATTAGGAGCAAATAGGTTGTTAAACTTTGAGGTGAAAGCTGAGAAGTGGGAATGGTTGAGCTTTAAGTTTGGACAGTGGAAAGTGGAGTATACCCGCGAGCGGTCCATTTCCAGTGGAAAGCAGCAAATGATGGAACGATCCATTATCAATAGGCCGTTTACTCTTGACCGACAGCAGGGTGTCTCAATGTATGGTCACTTCGATAAAGGTGGATTGGCTGATTTTAATTATCATTTTTCGATTTTGACTGGCAATGGTCGAGGAGCTAGGGAGAATGATGATGAGAAGTTAATGTACGTAGGGAAAGTGTTTTGGAACTTTATGGGAGATGGAGTGGCTATATCCGGTTCTGACCTAGCCCATCAAGAAACACCTCAGGCTTCATTTGCCTTGGCTGGAGCAACCAATACTAGCCCCTACACAAGGTTTTCTTCAAGTGGAGGAGGGGAATTGGAAGGTTATGAAGATGGAGAGGCGGGGCAGTATAAAACTGACCAGTGGGTGTTTGAAACTGCTTTTCAATACAAATCATTTAGCTGGCAAAGTGAATATCATAGAAAGCGCATCATAGATAATCTGACTGGAGGCCGTGATCACTTGGCTGGATTTTATGGGCAGGGAGGATACGTCTTAAATCATGAAGCTGCAGCGGAAGGGAAGCCTTTATATGAAATAGCTGCCCGGTACGCCTATTATCAGCCAGAATTGAGTATACCCAAGAACAGTGAGGAAGAGTTTTCTTTGGCTTTCAACTGTTTCTTTAATGGACACAGGAATAAGTTGACTACGGATGTGACTTATTTTGACTTTGATAGGGCTTCAATAAATAGAGAAGCGTCGAGCTGGAGGTTTAGGGTGCAGTATGATTTTTCATTCTAG
- a CDS encoding 50S ribosomal protein L25/general stress protein Ctc, with protein MKSLEIIGFKRANLDKSELTQIREEGSVPCVVYGPGIKEQIHFHSPAILFKELIYTPEVHMVELNIEGTKIKAILREAQYHPVSETLLHADFLAFSEDKAIKMDIPVEIKGSSPGILKGGKLELKARTLSVKGLAKDLPDSIPVSISHLELGKSVKVAEVKVEGFEILTSPNVSIATIGIPRALRGKKATEETEG; from the coding sequence ATGAAATCGTTAGAGATTATAGGGTTTAAAAGAGCAAATCTCGACAAGTCGGAATTGACTCAAATCCGCGAAGAAGGAAGCGTTCCTTGTGTGGTTTACGGACCAGGTATCAAAGAGCAAATCCACTTTCATTCACCTGCCATCCTTTTCAAGGAGTTGATCTATACTCCAGAGGTACACATGGTAGAACTAAACATTGAAGGTACTAAAATCAAAGCTATCCTTCGTGAAGCGCAGTACCACCCAGTAAGTGAAACATTGCTACACGCTGACTTCTTGGCTTTCAGTGAAGATAAAGCGATCAAAATGGATATTCCAGTGGAAATCAAAGGTTCTTCTCCTGGTATCCTTAAAGGTGGTAAGCTTGAGCTAAAAGCTAGAACGCTTAGCGTTAAAGGTTTGGCGAAAGACCTTCCAGATAGCATCCCTGTTTCTATCAGCCACTTGGAGCTTGGTAAATCTGTAAAAGTTGCTGAGGTTAAGGTAGAAGGTTTCGAAATCCTTACTAGCCCTAATGTATCAATCGCTACTATCGGTATTCCAAGAGCTCTTAGAGGTAAGAAAGCTACTGAAGAAACTGAAGGTTAA
- a CDS encoding ribose-phosphate pyrophosphokinase: MPEVKLFAGTNTKKLAESIAKNYGQDLGDMTLSKFSDGEMSPSFDESVRGCHVFLIQSTNPNADNLLELCLMIDAAKRASAYKVCAVVPYFGYARQDRKDRPRVSIAAKLIANMITSAGADRIMACDLHAGQIQGFFDIPLDHLNGSAIFVPYLKSLDLGDNLIFASPDVGGVGRARAYAKHFEVEMVVCDKHRKRANEVASMQVIGDVEGKDVVLVDDMVDTAGTMCKAAQIILDKGANSVRAIATHGVLSGKAYDNIENSVLEELVVTDTIPLKKESSKIKVLTVAELFAKAIHAVTGNDSISALFI, from the coding sequence ATGCCCGAGGTTAAACTCTTTGCCGGAACCAACACAAAAAAACTAGCTGAATCCATTGCAAAAAATTACGGTCAGGATTTAGGTGATATGACCCTCTCCAAGTTTAGCGATGGAGAGATGTCTCCCAGCTTTGATGAATCTGTAAGGGGATGCCATGTATTTCTGATCCAATCTACTAATCCTAACGCAGACAACCTTCTGGAACTTTGCTTGATGATTGATGCTGCCAAAAGAGCCAGCGCCTACAAAGTATGTGCAGTAGTACCTTACTTTGGCTATGCCAGACAAGACCGCAAAGACAGACCTCGTGTATCAATAGCCGCAAAACTAATTGCCAACATGATCACTTCAGCTGGTGCGGACAGGATCATGGCTTGTGACCTACACGCTGGACAAATACAAGGTTTTTTTGACATTCCTTTGGATCATTTAAATGGATCAGCTATTTTTGTGCCCTATTTGAAAAGCCTAGATTTGGGAGACAACTTGATCTTCGCTTCTCCTGATGTCGGAGGGGTAGGTCGTGCTCGAGCTTATGCCAAGCATTTTGAAGTAGAAATGGTCGTTTGTGACAAGCACAGAAAAAGAGCCAACGAAGTGGCATCCATGCAAGTAATCGGTGATGTAGAAGGGAAAGACGTTGTACTGGTTGATGACATGGTAGATACAGCAGGCACTATGTGTAAGGCCGCCCAAATCATTCTTGACAAAGGCGCCAACTCGGTAAGAGCCATCGCTACTCATGGTGTTTTATCTGGAAAGGCATACGACAATATTGAAAATTCTGTTTTGGAAGAACTGGTAGTCACAGACACCATTCCTCTCAAAAAGGAATCTTCAAAAATCAAGGTATTGACAGTGGCTGAGTTATTTGCTAAAGCCATTCATGCCGTAACAGGAAATGATTCTATCAGTGCCCTGTTCATTTAA
- a CDS encoding TonB-dependent receptor, whose translation MKHYLRNLLKWKRGCWRVGITLLLMVCLHISSSAQQAVRGQVTDAVTGMTIPGVSVLEKNTQKGTITDLDGNYSITASSENAMLVFSFIGYETVEVLVDGQSSIDVQMEEQETLLEQVVVVGYGTQKKINVTGAVDQIAGEDIINRPIANVMQGLQGISPGLNITYQGGKPGSIPNINIRGFTSINGGGPLIVIDGVAGNYDDLLRLNPADIASYSVLRDAASAAIYGARAAFGVVLITTKQGSEGKQTISYNNYFSWGKPTVLPEPVTDPYIYSRVLETATNNTPWDYVNYSDEHYQWAKERSEDPSVEDVRLDPNNPNLWAYMGSNDWYNYFFNSASFSTNHSLSISGNSGGKMPVGYYVSGDYTNENGLNKLAPDYWDRYSLRARITASPMEWLKLDNNLNIYQTERADPTTNITDIYYLQPTDVAENPDGTWANTAAGRLAARLTDGGRNQEDMFGFHNILRTTGTFLNGDLTVTGNASFKREQWKYHWDQKKFDIGFGPDDVRTEGGDGSVIERNGTLINTIFDLYGKYSKTLGDHNFGILAGYNQENYEYSSVQSERRVLISSSLPYIGLTTGDAFVTPSYSTYATRSVFGRANYTYKERYILEFNGRYDGSSRFPENNRWGFFPSASMAWVISEEPFFKDLNNVIPSFKLRASYGGLGNQNVSNFGYIQSLPTGLSSYLINGNRQTVITSSPSLAVDPNYYTWEEVVTSNLGADLGFFNDKLTATLDFFIRDTKGMLTDPVELPGVLGTSPPKQNAADLRTKGFEVSLGYRTQFGDAAQPVVLNVRGVLSDSQSKITSFQNENRLFSNWREGQEIGEIWGLVNDGIFTSEDEIAQLDQSAIVPWGALDVVPGWPKYQDLNNDGKIERGQTENDPKDLTLIGNSTARYRYGANIDVSWNGFDMSVFLQGVGKRDYYPRHYLYWGPYQQPYANIYPWNLDFYRGAADSDALMAQHSQSYIDAGLAEANPDAEFPILQSWMADANYGAGLDIPQTKYLQNAAYLRVKNITLGYTFPKTITQKIKVNRLRVFVTGENLYEFSSIKEFVDPEAINDGYGWAYPFQRKFAFGVNIDL comes from the coding sequence ATGAAACATTATTTACGAAATCTTTTGAAATGGAAACGTGGATGCTGGAGGGTGGGGATCACACTCTTGCTGATGGTTTGCCTACACATTTCGTCATCTGCACAGCAGGCTGTGCGTGGGCAGGTGACAGATGCAGTGACAGGGATGACCATTCCTGGGGTGTCTGTTTTGGAAAAAAACACACAAAAAGGTACGATCACAGATTTAGATGGCAATTATTCGATTACTGCTTCTTCGGAAAATGCTATGCTGGTTTTTTCCTTTATTGGATATGAAACAGTTGAAGTTTTAGTTGATGGTCAGTCTTCGATTGATGTTCAAATGGAAGAGCAGGAGACCCTATTAGAGCAGGTCGTAGTGGTAGGGTATGGTACCCAAAAGAAAATCAATGTCACGGGCGCGGTGGATCAAATTGCCGGTGAAGACATTATCAATAGACCAATTGCCAATGTAATGCAGGGACTTCAGGGTATCAGCCCAGGACTCAACATTACCTATCAAGGGGGGAAGCCTGGTTCTATTCCCAATATCAATATCAGGGGATTTACTTCCATCAATGGTGGAGGGCCTTTGATCGTGATTGATGGAGTAGCAGGAAATTATGATGATTTATTGCGGCTTAACCCGGCAGATATTGCTTCCTACTCAGTTCTGAGAGATGCAGCTTCAGCTGCCATTTATGGAGCTAGGGCTGCATTTGGGGTGGTTTTGATCACAACCAAACAAGGCAGTGAAGGAAAGCAGACCATTTCTTATAACAATTACTTTTCTTGGGGAAAACCAACGGTTTTGCCCGAGCCGGTTACAGATCCATATATTTATTCAAGGGTTTTGGAAACTGCTACGAACAATACACCTTGGGATTATGTGAATTATTCTGATGAGCACTATCAATGGGCAAAAGAAAGATCAGAAGATCCTTCTGTGGAGGATGTGCGACTGGACCCCAATAACCCGAACCTTTGGGCCTATATGGGAAGCAATGACTGGTACAATTATTTTTTCAATTCAGCCAGCTTTTCTACAAACCACAGCTTGTCTATTAGTGGAAACAGTGGCGGGAAAATGCCAGTAGGTTATTATGTGTCTGGAGATTATACCAATGAAAATGGTTTGAATAAATTGGCTCCTGATTACTGGGACCGCTATTCTTTGAGAGCGAGAATTACAGCGTCTCCCATGGAGTGGTTGAAATTGGATAACAACTTGAATATTTACCAAACAGAAAGAGCGGATCCAACAACCAATATCACCGACATTTATTATCTGCAACCCACAGATGTGGCTGAAAACCCTGATGGGACTTGGGCCAATACAGCAGCAGGTAGACTGGCCGCAAGACTAACAGATGGAGGAAGAAACCAAGAAGATATGTTTGGTTTTCATAATATTCTTAGGACCACTGGAACTTTCTTGAACGGTGATTTGACAGTGACAGGGAATGCTAGTTTCAAAAGAGAACAATGGAAGTACCATTGGGATCAAAAGAAGTTTGACATTGGTTTCGGTCCGGATGATGTAAGAACTGAAGGGGGAGATGGTTCTGTGATTGAGCGAAATGGCACTTTAATCAATACAATTTTTGATCTATATGGTAAATATTCCAAAACTCTGGGAGATCATAATTTTGGGATTTTGGCAGGTTATAACCAAGAGAACTACGAATATTCTTCTGTTCAGTCTGAAAGAAGGGTGTTGATTTCGTCCTCCTTGCCTTATATTGGCTTGACGACAGGAGATGCTTTTGTAACACCTTCTTATAGTACTTATGCCACCAGAAGTGTATTTGGAAGAGCTAATTATACCTATAAGGAAAGGTATATTTTGGAATTTAATGGTCGATATGATGGATCCTCAAGGTTTCCTGAAAACAACCGCTGGGGTTTCTTCCCCTCTGCATCCATGGCTTGGGTGATCAGTGAAGAACCGTTTTTCAAGGATTTGAACAATGTGATTCCAAGCTTCAAACTCAGGGCTTCCTATGGTGGTTTGGGAAATCAGAATGTATCCAATTTCGGTTATATCCAATCTCTTCCTACAGGATTGTCCAGTTACCTCATCAATGGAAACCGACAAACAGTGATCACTTCTTCCCCATCTTTGGCCGTGGACCCCAATTATTATACATGGGAGGAAGTAGTGACTTCCAACCTTGGTGCTGACTTAGGGTTTTTCAATGATAAGTTGACTGCCACACTGGATTTCTTTATCAGGGACACCAAAGGAATGTTGACAGACCCAGTGGAATTACCTGGCGTGTTGGGAACTAGCCCTCCAAAGCAAAATGCAGCAGATCTGAGAACCAAAGGCTTTGAAGTCTCCTTGGGGTATAGGACCCAATTTGGAGATGCTGCACAGCCAGTTGTGTTGAATGTACGAGGTGTGCTGTCAGACTCCCAGTCAAAAATTACCAGTTTCCAAAATGAAAATAGGTTGTTTTCCAATTGGAGAGAGGGCCAGGAGATAGGAGAGATTTGGGGTTTGGTAAATGATGGTATTTTCACTTCAGAAGATGAAATAGCCCAGCTGGATCAATCTGCTATTGTGCCTTGGGGAGCTTTAGATGTAGTGCCGGGCTGGCCTAAGTATCAGGATTTGAACAACGACGGTAAGATCGAGCGAGGACAAACTGAGAATGACCCCAAGGATTTGACACTTATAGGAAACTCTACCGCCCGTTATCGATATGGCGCAAATATCGATGTAAGCTGGAATGGTTTTGATATGTCCGTATTTCTTCAAGGCGTTGGGAAAAGGGATTATTACCCAAGACATTATCTTTATTGGGGACCTTATCAGCAACCATATGCCAATATTTATCCTTGGAACCTGGATTTTTACAGAGGGGCTGCTGATAGCGATGCATTGATGGCGCAACATTCACAGTCTTATATTGATGCAGGTTTGGCCGAAGCTAACCCTGATGCAGAGTTTCCTATTTTGCAGTCTTGGATGGCAGATGCCAACTATGGGGCAGGTCTTGATATTCCCCAAACTAAATACCTGCAAAACGCTGCTTACCTAAGGGTGAAAAATATCACTTTGGGGTATACCTTCCCTAAAACCATCACCCAAAAAATTAAAGTCAACAGGTTACGTGTCTTTGTTACAGGAGAGAACCTTTATGAATTCTCTTCCATCAAGGAATTTGTAGACCCAGAAGCCATCAATGATGGTTATGGTTGGGCTTACCCGTTCCAGAGGAAGTTTGCTTTTGGGGTAAATATTGATTTGTAA